Part of the Imperialibacter roseus genome, GCAACGAAACCGACATCGCCAATGACAATCCGGCGATATTAACAAAGCTGAACAGCTTTTGGCGAGTCATGCTCCTTAAAGCAATCTTGAAGTAATTCTTAAGCATAATAGTCCTTTTTAAGTTATGAGCTTTAGACTATTGCTTTACGCTCTCCGTTACCGTGCCGGTAGATCTATTGTATTGAAATGAATAATTGAGGGATTGAACAGGTTGTTCATTTGAGCGAACTGACTGGCGGATTCTCCCATTTGATAGGCACCCTGGTCAGCGTCCTGTTCCATTTGAAAAGAAGTTGGGTTCCGTTTTCATCAGGTTGAAACTCCATCGTCAACTGCTCTACTTCTTCTTTTGGGTTAAGCACCGGCACCTCCACTCTCAGCACATCCAGGTCGTAGTTGGGTTCGAACTTGCCCCACTGAGCTAATTCGCTGTTGAGTACTATTGTCCAGCGGGCAGATTCCGGAATAGTATAGAGTCTGTATCTTCCTTTTTTGATCGGTTTACCCCCAAAAACCACATCTCTGCTAAACTCAATCTCAGTGGCTTCGTTGGCTCCTGTTCTCCAATATTCACCGTAAGGCACCAGCCCACCAAAGACCTTCCTGCCTCGCTTGTAAGGCCTGCCATAGTCAAGATCAATGGTAATGTCCTGTGTTTGGTAAGTCGCCTGCCCCCTTGGGCTTAGCCCCAGAGAATTATAGAATTCATAAGCTGTATAGCCACCGTAGACCAGCAGTGCCAAACCCAGTACAAATAATACCTTCTTCATTTCCTTCTACTTTAACCATTCGTACAACTGGTAATGGTCGCCATTCATGCCAAGTTTGCTGTACACTCCCTGAGCTGATGTGTTTGTTTTGTCCACATACAATCTCAGGCCTGCCAAAGAAGGAATCCTTTTAACTTTATCGGAGAGAAACTGATACATTTTTTTAAAAACACCTTTTCCCCGGGACTCTTCTATCACAAACACCGACTGAATCCACCACACCGTGCTGTTTCTCCAGTCGGACCACTCAAAGGTGATCAGCAATGAGGCAACAATCTTACCTTCCCCTTCAGCTACAAAATACGTGCCCTTATTTGGATCGTTGAAAACAGAAATAACGCCTTTTTCAACCACAGCCCTGTCCAGGTTCAATTTCTCTGTTTCCCAGGCCATTTTTATCTGGAAGTCGATAATAATCTTGGCATCTCCCAATGATGCCTCACGGATAGTCAAATTCATACACTGTTCTTTAATAAAAGGCTGGCAAATTAATAAACGAGTAGAATAATCGGACAGTATTTAACGCATTATCAAAACATTCCAGCATTAGCCTTCCTGCCAGACGCAGATTCCACGGCGTTCGTCGCCTTAATTTTCCTGATATCGAAATTCCTCCAAAAGTTTACTCGCATGTGAAGCCCGTCATTTGTTAACTTGCGGTCATGAGTCTAGATGCGGAAGAGGAATTTCTAAAAGAACTAAACGAACCTCAGCGAGAAGGGGTAATCAATACGGAAGGGCCGACCATGATCATTGCGGGCGCAGGATCGGGAAAAACCAGGGTACTCACCTACAGAATCGCCTACCTGATCAAGTACAAGCATGTTGATCCTTTCTCGATAATGGCACTCACCTTTACCAATAAGGCGGCCAGGGAAATGCGTAACCGAATAGAAAAAGTAGTGGACAATGATGCCCGAAACATTTGGATGGGCACTTTTCACTCCGTGTTTGCCAGACTCCTTCGTTCGGAAGCGCATCATATTGGCTATCCGAGCAACTTCACCATCTACGATGCCGACGACTCCAAGTCGCTCATCAAATCTATAGTAAAAGAACAAGGGCTTGATGACAAAGTCTACAAAGCCAACGCTGTATTTAGCCGCATTTCTGGTGCCAAAAACAATCTGGTATCGTGGAAAGACTACATCAATAATCCCCTGTATCAGGCCGACGACGAAAGCCAGATGCGGCCGCATATTGGCAAGCTCTACCAGCTTTATGTGCAGCGCTGTTTCAAGGCCGACGCTATGGATTTCGACGACCTGCTCTTTAATACCAATCTGCTTTTCAAAGAACACCCAGACGTGCTCAACAAATACCAGCAACGCTTTCAATATGTGCTGGTGGACGAGTTTCAGGATACCAATATTTCGCAGTACCTGATCACAAAAAGGCTCGCATCCGTCCGCCAAAACATAGCTGTGGTAGGCGATGATGCACAAAGTATTTACGCTTTCCGGGGAGCCAATATTCAGAACATCCTAAATTTCGAAAAAGACTACCCCGACCTGAGAATCATCAAGCTGGAGCAGAATTACCGGTCGACGCAAAACATTGTCAATGCTGCCAACTCGGTGATAGTGAAGAACAAAGCCCAGCTGCACAAAAACGTTTGGACTTCCAACCAGGAAGGTCGGTTGATAGAGCTCATCAAGGCCGTGAGCGACAATGAGGAAGGGAAGCTGGTGGCCTCGACCATTTTTGAGCAAAAAATGAATCACCAGTACCATAACAGCGATTTTGCTGTACTGTACCGCACCAACAGCCAATCGAGGGCAATGGAAGAAGCGCTCAGGCGAATGAACATCAAGTACAAAGTGGTTGGAGGCCTGTC contains:
- a CDS encoding GNAT family N-acetyltransferase, which produces MNLTIREASLGDAKIIIDFQIKMAWETEKLNLDRAVVEKGVISVFNDPNKGTYFVAEGEGKIVASLLITFEWSDWRNSTVWWIQSVFVIEESRGKGVFKKMYQFLSDKVKRIPSLAGLRLYVDKTNTSAQGVYSKLGMNGDHYQLYEWLK
- a CDS encoding ATP-dependent helicase, encoding MSLDAEEEFLKELNEPQREGVINTEGPTMIIAGAGSGKTRVLTYRIAYLIKYKHVDPFSIMALTFTNKAAREMRNRIEKVVDNDARNIWMGTFHSVFARLLRSEAHHIGYPSNFTIYDADDSKSLIKSIVKEQGLDDKVYKANAVFSRISGAKNNLVSWKDYINNPLYQADDESQMRPHIGKLYQLYVQRCFKADAMDFDDLLFNTNLLFKEHPDVLNKYQQRFQYVLVDEFQDTNISQYLITKRLASVRQNIAVVGDDAQSIYAFRGANIQNILNFEKDYPDLRIIKLEQNYRSTQNIVNAANSVIVKNKAQLHKNVWTSNQEGRLIELIKAVSDNEEGKLVASTIFEQKMNHQYHNSDFAVLYRTNSQSRAMEEALRRMNIKYKVVGGLSFYQRKEIKDLLGYLRFAVNQNDEQALRRIINLPKRGIGDSSVDKIIVAADEQGVSLWEILENIHHFVGGRAGEAIKNFVTMIKSFRITMEKSDAYDTAQMVAKNSGLLKELYEDKTVEGLNRYENVQELLNAIKEFVDNPETNDKTLGAFLQEVSLLTDADDKNKELDDAVTLMTIHMAKGLEFKNVFVVGMEEDLFPSQMMLSSRADLEEERRLFYVAITRAEQHLFLSYALNRYRYGRLKTCEPSRFLSDIDTTYLQVSKSIGSHEPLPGVQAQHFGKRSLIAGFPEQKPQAPRHFVKQTAHQPSSDFKPSDTSNLIVGNRVEHPKFGFGKVIRMDVDGANRKAIIDFEQFGEKTLLLSFAKLRIVE
- a CDS encoding DUF2911 domain-containing protein yields the protein MKKVLFVLGLALLVYGGYTAYEFYNSLGLSPRGQATYQTQDITIDLDYGRPYKRGRKVFGGLVPYGEYWRTGANEATEIEFSRDVVFGGKPIKKGRYRLYTIPESARWTIVLNSELAQWGKFEPNYDLDVLRVEVPVLNPKEEVEQLTMEFQPDENGTQLLFKWNRTLTRVPIKWENPPVSSLK